A window of the Salvelinus fontinalis isolate EN_2023a chromosome 26, ASM2944872v1, whole genome shotgun sequence genome harbors these coding sequences:
- the LOC129823730 gene encoding ubiquitin-conjugating enzyme E2 U-like isoform X2, with translation MIRTYSCQIVKDRVKSNDAHPRSLAAKTIPQTADNESKSAVLLLTLHFTEAYNSVPPTVQFNAIPFHPNVDKDTGSPCIPCLDSEWNPSISISSILLSVQTMLSNPVLEGAVNPEAADMFWTSPSTYHRVVLDCVRASQELERNRKAVQLDSQSRLVRRIPFEDYLKTWTKMATTKAGSWMKKESLEDLIKCPETFAMYYGSPGKESPMGTQCETFRALMYGTVHQPKKTKQVSEGRQARMDQMRKIYLLYRTPDMLTPQVNVQRDSMATRGLCRARDRQQQDLWENEVDKLVAWTHSLSFEELEE, from the exons ATGATTCGCACATACAGTTGTCAAATTGTGAAGGACCGCGTGAAATCCAATGATGCACACCCACGCTCACTTGCTGCGAAAACAATACCTCAAACTGCAGACAACGAATCTAaaa GTGCTGTTTTGCTGCTGACATTGCATTTCACTGAGGCTTACAACTCTGTCCCTCCAACTGTCCAATTCAACGCCATCCCTTTCCACCCCAATG TGGACAAGGACACAGGAAGCCCATGTATCCCCTGCCTGGACAGCGAGTGGAACCCCAGCATCTCAATCAGCAGTATTCTTCTGAGCGTCCAG ACCATGCTGTCCAACCCAGTCCTGGAGGGAGCGGTGAACCCCGAAGCTGCTGACATGTTCTGGACCAGCCCATCCACCTACCACCGTGTGGTGCTGGACTGTGTCAGGGCCAGCCAGGAACTGGAGA GGAATAGGAAAGCTGTGCAGTTGGACTCACAAAGCAG GCTTGTGAGGAGAATCCCTTTTGAGGATTATCTGAAGACATGGACAAAGATGGCCACCACTAAAGCTGGCTCGTGGATGAAGAAGGAAT CCCTGGAGGATCTCATCAAGTGCCCTGAGACCTTTGCCATGTATTATGGGTCACCAGGCAAGGAATCTCCCATGGGCACACAGTGTGAAAC GTTCAGAGCCTTAATGTATGGTACCGTGCACCAGCCTAAGAAGACCAAACAAgtgagtgaggggagacaggCGAGGATGGACCAAATGAGAAAGATTTACCTCCTCTACAGAACACCAG ACATGCTGACCCCTCAGGTGAATGTGCAGAGAGACTCCATGGCCACCAGGGGTCTCTGTAGAGCACGTGACAGACAGCAACAGGACCTCTGGGAGAACGAGGTGGACAAACTGGTGGCCTGGACACACTCACTGTCATTCGAGGAGTTGGAGGAGTGA
- the LOC129823730 gene encoding ubiquitin-conjugating enzyme E2 U-like isoform X1, with the protein MMHTHAHLLRKQYLKLQTTNLKGVEAKPVSHSLLEWEAKVEGLKDTLWEGAVLLLTLHFTEAYNSVPPTVQFNAIPFHPNVDKDTGSPCIPCLDSEWNPSISISSILLSVQTMLSNPVLEGAVNPEAADMFWTSPSTYHRVVLDCVRASQELERNRKAVQLDSQSRLVRRIPFEDYLKTWTKMATTKAGSWMKKESLEDLIKCPETFAMYYGSPGKESPMGTQCETFRALMYGTVHQPKKTKQVSEGRQARMDQMRKIYLLYRTPDMLTPQVNVQRDSMATRGLCRARDRQQQDLWENEVDKLVAWTHSLSFEELEE; encoded by the exons ATGATGCACACCCACGCTCACTTGCTGCGAAAACAATACCTCAAACTGCAGACAACGAATCTAaaa GGAGTGGAGGCCAAGCCAGTAAGTCACAGCCTGCTTGAATGGGAGGCTAAAGTGGAAGGACTGAAAGACACGTTGTGGGAAG GTGCTGTTTTGCTGCTGACATTGCATTTCACTGAGGCTTACAACTCTGTCCCTCCAACTGTCCAATTCAACGCCATCCCTTTCCACCCCAATG TGGACAAGGACACAGGAAGCCCATGTATCCCCTGCCTGGACAGCGAGTGGAACCCCAGCATCTCAATCAGCAGTATTCTTCTGAGCGTCCAG ACCATGCTGTCCAACCCAGTCCTGGAGGGAGCGGTGAACCCCGAAGCTGCTGACATGTTCTGGACCAGCCCATCCACCTACCACCGTGTGGTGCTGGACTGTGTCAGGGCCAGCCAGGAACTGGAGA GGAATAGGAAAGCTGTGCAGTTGGACTCACAAAGCAG GCTTGTGAGGAGAATCCCTTTTGAGGATTATCTGAAGACATGGACAAAGATGGCCACCACTAAAGCTGGCTCGTGGATGAAGAAGGAAT CCCTGGAGGATCTCATCAAGTGCCCTGAGACCTTTGCCATGTATTATGGGTCACCAGGCAAGGAATCTCCCATGGGCACACAGTGTGAAAC GTTCAGAGCCTTAATGTATGGTACCGTGCACCAGCCTAAGAAGACCAAACAAgtgagtgaggggagacaggCGAGGATGGACCAAATGAGAAAGATTTACCTCCTCTACAGAACACCAG ACATGCTGACCCCTCAGGTGAATGTGCAGAGAGACTCCATGGCCACCAGGGGTCTCTGTAGAGCACGTGACAGACAGCAACAGGACCTCTGGGAGAACGAGGTGGACAAACTGGTGGCCTGGACACACTCACTGTCATTCGAGGAGTTGGAGGAGTGA